The following DNA comes from Nocardia sp. XZ_19_385.
ATGGCCTCGGCGAGGACCCGCATCAGCACCACGACAGCTGCGCACATCAGACCGAATACCAGATAGGTCAGTGCGGTTCCAGGCTCCCAGGTAATGAGAGCCACGAAGACAATCAGGAACGAGATAATCGCCACGAACGCTGCGAGCACCGCAATGAGCGTCAGCGCTACACCGGCCAAACCTCTGACTGCGCGCATTGGCCACCTCCTTGCTACCCGGCCTCCGAACGGAGGCTGTGAGGTGAAGGTAGGCAGGCAGGCCTATCGGCCGCTGAAGAAAATCTTGTCAGTTCGACGGTGCGCAGGTATCGCGCAGCGAGCACGAACCGCACGACGAACCACAGCCGGACTGCACCGGAACCAGGCTCGCGATCGCCTTGTCGGCGGCGATGGCGCCGCCACCGAGGGTGAACAGGGCGACGGCCGCGCTGACCAGGGCGACGATCAGACCGACCACGACACCGGCCTGGGACGCGATCAGACCACCGGCGAACAACAGCGCACCGGCCGCCACCGAGGTGGGCGCGGCAACGCGGTTCGCGATGCGGAAGGTCTCATCGGTGCTGAGGGCGGACTCGGTGTGCACGCCGACGAAGCGGTTGCGGGGCAGCCGGCCGGTCAGTCCGAGCACGCCGGTTGCGATGGCGACGAGGGCCAGCACGAACAGGGCGAGAGCTACGACGAACACCCGGCCAGGGTATCGCACGTCGTCGCCGGACCTGTTTTTCGGTCCTGCGCGCCGCAGGCTCTACCCTGATGGGCATGCAGGACATGCAGGACAACCGTGTCAACGACAGCGATGTACCCGAGCAGCGGTACAGCGCCGATCTCGCGGGCCGCATCGAACGCCGGTGGCAGCAGAACTGGGTGGAGCGCGGCACCTTCCACGCGCCCAACCCGACCGGGCCGCTGTCCGGCGAAACGCCCGCCGACAAGCTGTTCGTCCAGGACATGTTCCCGTACCCGTCGGGCGCGGGCCTGCACGTCGGGCATCCGCTCGGCTACATCGCCACCGACGTGTTCGCGCGCTACCACCGCATGCAGGGCCGCAACGTGCTGCACGCGCTGGGTTACGACGCGTTCGGCCTGCCCGCCGAGCAGTACGCGGTGCAGACCGGCGCGCATCCGCGCGACACCACCATGTCCAACATCTCCACCATGCAGCGGCAGCTGGACCGGCTGGGCCTGGGCCACGACCGCCGGCGCTCGTTCGCGACCACCGACCCCGAGTACTACAAGTGGACGCAGTGGATCTTCCTGCGCATCTACAACGCCTGGTACGACCAGGAAGCCGACCGGGCCCGCCCGATCGCGGAGCTGGAAGCCCAATTCGTCAGTGGCGCACGGCCCGCCCCGGAAGGCCAGGCCTGGGCGAGCATGTCCCCGGCCGAGCGTTCCGCGCTGATCGACTCCTATCGCCTGGTCTACCAAACCGATTCGGTCGTGAACTGGTGCCCGGGCCTGGGCACGGTGCTGTCCAATGAAGAGGTCACCGCCGACGGCCGCAGCGAGCGCGGCAACTTCCCGGTGTTCCGTAAGCGCCTGTGGCAGTGGATGATGCGGATCACCGCCTACTCCGACCGCCTGGTCGACGACCTGGACCTGCTGGACTGGCCGGACAACGTGAAGTCCATGCAGCGCAACTGGATCGGGCGTTCGCGCGGCGCGCAGGTGAAGTTCGATTCGGCGGCCGGTCCGATCGAGGTGTTCACGACTCGCCCCGACACCCTGTTCGGCGCCACCTACATGGTGCTGGCGCCCGAGCACGAACTGGTCGACCGGCTGGTCACCGCCGCCTACCCCGAGGGCACCGACCCGCGCTGGACCAACGCGAGCACAACCCCCGCGGAAGCCGTTGCGGCCTACCGCAAGTCGATCGCGGCCAAGTCGGATCTGGAGCGCCAGGAGAACAAGGATAAGACCGGCGTCTTCCTGGGCGCGTACGCGGTGAATCCCGCCAACGGCGCGCAAGTGCCGGTGTTCATCGCCGACTACGTGCTCAGCGGCTACGGCACCGGCGCCATCATGGCGGTGCCCGGGCACGACCACCGCGACTGGGATTTCGCGACCGCCTTCGGCCTGCCGATCGTGGAGGTCATCGCCGGCGGCGACGTGCACGAGGCGGCGTACTCCGGCGACGGCAAGCTGGTGAATTCCAGCTACCTGGACGGACTTTCGGTCGAGGAAGCCAAGGCGACGATCATCGCCCGGCTGGAAGCCGACGGCCACGGCCAGGGCACCGTGCAGTACAAGCTGCGCGACTGGCTGTTCGCCCGGCAGCGCTACTGGGGCGAGCCGTTCCCGATCGTCTACGACGAGACCGGCGCCGCGCACGCGCTGCCGGAATCCATGCTGCCGGTGGAACTTCCGGAGATGGAGGATTTCGCACCGGTCACCTTCGACGCCGACGACGCGAACTCCGAGCCGTCCCCGCCGCTGGCCAAGGCCACCGACTGGGTCAACGTCGAACTGGATCTGGGCGACGGCCCGAAGATGTACCGGCGCGACACCAATGTCATGCCGAACTGGGCGGGCAGCTCCTGGTACCAGCTGCGCTACACCGACCCGACCAACTCGGAAGCGTTCTGCGCCAAGGAGAACGAGTCGTACTGGGTGGGCCCGCGCCCGGCCGAGCACGGCCCGAACGACCCGGGTGGTGTCGACCTGTACGTCGGCGGCGTCGAGCACGCGGTGCTGCACCTGCTGTACGCGCGGTTCTGGCAGAAAGTGCTGTTCGACCTGGGTGACGTCAGCGGCCGCGAGCCGTACCGGCGCCTGTTCAACCAGGGCTACATCCAGGCCTTCGCCTACACCGACGCCCGCGGCGCCTACGTGCCCGCCGCCGAAGTGACCGAGCGCGACGGCAAGTTCTTCTGGAACGACAACGAGGTGTTCCAGGAGTACGGCAAGATCGGCAAGTCGCTGAAGAACGCCATCTCCCCCGACGAGATGTGCGATCTGTACGGCGCCGACACCTTCCGCTTCTACGAGATGTCGATGGGCCCGCTGGACACCTCACGCCCCTGGGCCACCAAGGACGTCGTCGGCGCGCACCGCTTCCTGCAGCGCGTCTGGCGACTGGTGGTGGACGAGGAGACCGGCGCGATCCGCGTCACCGAGGACGATCCGTCGAACGAGACCGCGCGCCTGCTGCACAAGACGATCGCCGGTGTGGACGAGGATTACGCGGCGCTGCGCGACAACACCGCGGGCGCCAAGCTGATCGAGCTGACCAACCACCTCACCAAGAATTATCCCCAGGGCGCACCCCGCCACGTGGTGGAATCCCTGATCCTGATGCTGGCCCCGCTGTCCCCGCACATCGCCGAGGAACTGTGGGAGCGCCTGGGCCACCCGGAGTCGCTGGCGCACGGCCCCTTCCCGGTCGCCGACCCGGCCATGCTGGTCGACGAGACGGTGGAGTACCCGATCCAGGTCAACGGCAAGGTCCGCAGCCGCATCCAGGTCCCCGCCGACGCCGACAACGCGACCATCGAGGCGGCCGCCCTGGCCGACGAGAAAATCGCGGCCCTGCTCAACGGCGCCGCCCCGCGCAAGCTGATCGTCGTCCCCGGGCGCCTGATCAATATCGTGGCGTAGCGGTTATCACCGGCGCTTCCTGCTCGGAAGCGCCGGTACCGCCCCGCTACGCTTGTTCCAGTACCTCGAAGGGGATCGTCGCTTCGAGGGGCTCATCCAGTAGCAGAACGCGGCGGTGGACGTCGTGTGCCCGGTAGCGACGGCCGGACCAATCGAGTCGGTACTCCTCGATCTCCTCGATCCGCTGTTCCTTTTGGTCCAGCCGGACGATGAGATAGCACGGAATGCCAGCCGTCGCATATTGGATTCGCTTATCGGTGATGTCGACATCAATGGTCGATTCGGAGGTCACTTCGACGACCAGGAGGATGTGGTCGCGCACCGAGTTCAGGTCGTATGGCTCGCAGTCGCGGATCCAGATGTCGGGATAGCGGATGTTCAACTTTCGGTCCGCGGCGGCCGAATCCGCGTCAGCGAACCGAGCGGCTACATCGGAGTCCACCACCAAGCACGGCCCGCCGGGGCGTCGGGCCGCCTCCAGCAATCCCGCCATCCGTCGCACCACTCGGCTGTGCAGGGGACTCTGAGCCATCATCCGCACGACGCGCCCATCGACGATCTCGATGTCACCGAGGCCGTCCGCACGCCCTTCGGCGAACTCCTCGGCTGTCAAACGCAGTTCGGGTTGCTCGTCAGGAGCGCTCATGCCGCCATCATTGCAGGCGCACCCAGACCAGGCTATCCAGGAGTTCATGCCGCCGCCGCTGCGCATCCGCTGCGGCGAGCTCGGACTGAAGCTGCCGCACGACGGCCTCAGTGCTGTAGGTGGCGCTAATTCGGCGGGAGCAGCACGTCGTTCAGGGTGACCATCGACAGGTTGCGTTCCTTGATGATGTCGACGAGCTGGCCGTAGCAGTGGGTGACGGCGGGGGCGTTGGCGTGGCCGATGATGATGGTTTGCGGGTTGAAGTATTTATGGGCGCATTCGATCAGGTAGTCCTCGGTGATGACGCCCGAGTCGGACAGGGAGCCGTACCACATGGTGGGGACGGTGTAGCCGAGGTCGGCGGCGATGCGGTCGACGGTGCCGTTGTGGCGGCCGAACGGGGGGCGGTAGTACGGCGTGCCGTCGGTGCCGAAGTTGTTGTGCAGGTAGGTTTTCGCGGTCTCCAGCTGGTAAGCGACGGTCGAGCCGGAGATGGCCGTGAGGTCGGCGTGGCTCCAGGTGTGGTTGGCCAGCTGGATCTGGCCGGAATCCACCAAGGGGCGCAAGGCAGCTCGGTGGATCGACCACGAGTCGTAGTGCGCGGTAACGAAGAAGGTGAAGCGGGCGCCGGTGTCCTTGGCGAACTGGATGTAGGCGCCGACCACCTCGGGACTGGCGCCGTCGTCCACGGTGAGGGCCAGGCTGGAACCCGGTCCGGGCAGGGCGGTGATGGTCTGCGCCGGGATCGGGGTCTTCGGGCCGCCGGGTGGCGGCGGGAGCCGGGGCGTGGGCGGCAGCGGGTTCGGCAGCTTCGGCACGTCGGCGACCGACCTGGCCTCCAAAGGCTCACCCTCGGCCTTGGTGCAGGCGGTCAGCGCCACCGCCGTGCCGGCGGCGAGCATTGTCAGCAACTGTCGTCTGTCCACGGTTCCACAACCTCGGCTGTAGTCGGCTTACTTCGACCGACGGCACTTTAACCAGCAAAGGTGTCGCGCGGCTGTATCCACGCCGAAATCCGGTCAGCTATAGGGGCGCAGCACGATCTCGGTGGGGTGCGCGTCGCGCGGGGTGTCGAGGGCGTTGCGCACCGTCCACGCCACCGTCTGCGGGGTGAGGAATTCCTCGGGCTGGTACTCGCGGCCCTCGCCCGCGATGATCGCGCGCTGCATATCGGTGTCGATGCGGCCCGGGTGGATCGAGGTCACTCGCAGCTGCGGCTCCTCTAGACGCAGCGCGTCGCCGAAGGCCTTGAGCCCGAACTTGCTCGCCGCGTACGACGCCCAGCCCGCGTTGGCGCGCAAACCGGCACCCGAATTGATCAGCACCACATGGCCGTTCGCCCGGCGCAGCGCGGGCAGCAGCAGCCGGGTCAGCTCGGCGACCGCAATCACATTGGCTTCCAACGTATTCCGCCACTGCTCCACCGATGACTCGGCGATCGTGCCGATATCGGCGACACCGGCGTTGTGAACAAGCACATCAAGACGCTCGATCCGCGAAACCGCTTCGGCCACAGCGGGATAGTCGGTCAGCGACACGGGCCAGCCGGTGGCGTCCGGCAATTCGGCCAGGATCGGCTGCAAGGAATCGGCGGTCCGGGCGCCGAGCAGCAGCTCATAGGCCGGTGCGAGTTCTCTGGCGATGGCGGCGCCGAGCCCGCGGCTGGCGCCGGTGATCAGTGCGGTCGGCTTCGGGAGGCTGGTCACGGCGGTGGTCATGGGGCCCCACCGTAGTAGCTCTGCACAAACCGGGTGGTAACCCGTAGCGCCCGGGACCGGACCGTCGATGCACGCATGTGAGATCAGCCGCACATTTGCCGGTCAGCCGGGGGCCGCAGGACAACTCCGGCCGGGCATATCTGCGCGTGGCACCGCAGAATAGGGGGATGGCTCATCCGGGTTTCACTCCCACCCAGCTCGCGGCCCGCGCCGCCTACCTGCTGCGGGGCAACGACCTGGGCACCATGACCAGCGCCGCGCCCCGCCTCTACCCGCACATGTGGAGCTGGGACGCCGCCTTCGTCGCGGTCGGTCTCGCGCCGCTCAGTGTGGAACGCGCCGTCATCGAGCTCGACACCCTGCTCTCGGCGCAGTGGAAGAACGGGATGATCCCGCACATCGTCTTCGCCAACGGCGTCGACGGCTACTTTCCCGGCCCGGCCCGCTGGGAGTGCCGCAAACTCGCGGCGAACGCGCCCGACGGCCCGGACACCTCCGGCATCACGCAGCCGCCGGTGCACGCCATCGCGGTGCAGCGCATCCTCGATCATTCGCGCCGGCACGGCCGCAGCACCCGCGCGGTCGCCGAGGAATTCCTGAACCGGCGCTGGCCGGATCTGGTGCGCTGGCATCGCTGGCTCGCCCATGCCCGGGACCCGAAGGAGACCGGCCGGATCACGCTGTATCACGGCTGGGAGTCCGGGATGGACAACTCCCCGCGCTGGGATCGGGCCTACGAGAACGTGATTCCGGGTGTGCTGCCGCCATATCAGCGCGCCGACACCGCGATCGTCCCGGACCCCACTCAGCGCCCCAGTGACCGCGAATACGACCGCTACCTGTGGCTGGTCGAGCAGATGCGCCGGGCCGGCTACGACGACTACCAGCTCACCTCGACCATGAGCTTCGCGGTGGAGGACGTGTTCGTCACAGCGATCTTCGCGCTGGCCTGTGAGGTGCTGGCCCATATCGGCGAGGAGTACAAGCAGCCTCTCGCCGACGTGCGCGACCTGCATACCTGGGCCGAACGGTTCCGCGCGGGCGTCGTCGAGACCACCGATGCTCGCACCGGCATGGCCCGTGACTTCGATGTGCGGTTGCAGCGCCCGATCGTCACCGAGACCCTGGCCGTGTTCGCGCCGCTGATCAGCGGCGGTCTCCCCCGCGACGCCGAACGCAGCCTGCTGCGCCTGTTCGAGGGCCCGAGCTACTGCGGCCACCCGGACCTCCGCTACGCGCTGCCCCCGTCGACCTCGCCGGTGTCGAAGGATTTCCGGCCACGCGAATACTGGCGCGGACCGGTGTGGCCGGTGATGAGCTGGCTGTTCTCCTGGGCGTTCGCCCGCCGCGGCTGGGCGGAACGGGCGTTCATGCTGCGCGCCGAGGGCTTGCGCCAGGCCAGCGACGGCAGCTTCGCCGAGTACTACGAGCCGTTCACCGGCGAACCGCTGGGCAGCATGCAGCAGTCGTGGACCGCGGCGTCGGTGCTGGACTGGCTGGGGTAACCCGGAGTTCCACGGCGGTCGGATATTCCGGTCATACACTCCCGCTATGGACAAGCGGTCGAAAAGATTCATCCTGTCCGTGCCCCTGGCGGCAGTGCTCGGCTTCGGGCTGCTGCAAATACCCTCCGCGACCGCGAAACCCCAGGCCGCCCAGGTTTACAGCGGCTATTCGGCCCAACCGGCCGACGAGGCGCCGATCAAATCCGTCACCGCCCGCTGGACCCAGCCGGCCATCTCGTGCAACGCGTTCGCCAGCCTCACCGGCGGGCTGGAAAACATGATCGGCACTGGTTCCGCCCTGATCCAGACACCGGGCATGCTGGCCAACCCGCTGGGCCTGGTTGTCACCCAGTTCGTCCCGCACATGAGTTACTGGGTCGGCCTGGTGGGCGGCGAAGGTCGTGACATGACGTTGATCCAGACCGGCACCTCCGCCGCCTGTGTGCTGGGCGTCGTCGAATACGGGGGCTTCTTCGAGGCGCCCTCGCTGCGGAATCAGAAGTCGCCCGAGGCCTGGACCGATCCGGGGGTCGCACCGGGTGATGTCATGCGGGCCACCGTCACCTGGGACGGCGCCGACAGCTACCGCCTGGTTCTGGAGAACACCACCGCCGGCTGGTCCAAAGAGGACACCATGGAGCTGGCGGGCATCACCCCGCAACTCGCGCTCGCGGTCGGCGAGACGATCCCCTGCAACTCGCCGGATTTCACGCCCGTCGAGTTCACCGAGGTCACCGCCGATGGAAAGCCGTTCGGCGACTACGAGGTTCGCTCCTGGAGCATCAGCCCCTGCACCCCGATCGCGCCGGGCCCGTTGGAAGGCGAATCGTTCACGATCACGCAGCCGGAAGGTGTGGTGAGCGACACCCGCCCGAACGGTAGTTAGAGCAGATAGCTATCGTGGAGCGTCATGGATACCAGGCGCTCCAGGTGGATGGTGTTACTGATCGCGTTGGCGGGCATCCTCACCGCGGCTCCGGCCGCCGCTGCGCCGCAGGGACCGGATGTGTCGTCTTGGCAGCATCCCAACAAGATGTTGATCGACTGGTTCGCGGTCCGGCACGCGGGCTATGAGTTCGCCATGGTCAAGGCGACCGAGGGCCTGCACTACATGAATCCGCATTTCGTCCCCGACAGCGTGATCATGCGGATGGCCGGAGTCGCCCGGGGCACTTACCATTACGCGCGCCCCCAGCTGCCGCCGGAAGCGCAGGCCGTGCTGTATTCGACCGTGGTGCTGGGCCAGAACGGGCCGCTGGACCTGCCGCCCGTGCTCGACCTCGAGGACAGCGGCGGCCTGGCCCCGGACCAGCTGATCGATTGGACGCAGCGCTATCTGAACACGGTGCAGGCCATGACCGGACGGGTGCCGATCATCTACACCTATCCGAACTTCTGGAAAACGGCCATGGCCAACACGAATCAGTTCACCCGGTACCCGCTGTGGATCGCCGACTACCGCGGCAACTCCGAACCCGAGGTGCCCGGCGGGTGGCCTGCCTGGACGTTCTGGCAGACCACCGACAGCGGCACCATCCCGGGCATTCCCGCCCAGGTCGATCTCAACGTATACAGCGGGGCCCAAGGCGATTTCGCGCGCTTCGCCAATATGTGAATCAGACGCCGATGCGGGCGCCGCCCTTCTTCCACACCGCGACCACGGACGAACGCGGCTGGGCGGCGCCACCATCGGGCCAGTGCGACAGCGGGTTCTCCGGGGTGGCGTCGTCGGCCTCGCCCGGATGCTGCACGCACACCATGACCCGCTGCTCGGTGACGATCGGGCCGCAGGTCTCGCCGCCGCGCGGCACTGTCAGGAACTGTTTGGTCTCACCACGATTCGGGCCGTCGAGCACCACCGAGAACAGGCCGTCGTTGGACTTGAGGGCGTTGCCGTCGGTGGAGATCCACAGGTTGCCGTACGGGTCGAAGGCCAGGTTGTCCGGGCAGGAGATCGGGCTGACCTTGGTCTTGTCGAAACCGGCGTAGTAGGTGTCGGCGGCGGCCGGGTCACCGCAGACCAGCAGCAGCGACCAGGTGAACTCGGTGCCGGTGTGCTTGTCGTCGATCTCGAGGATCTGGCCGTTCTTGTTCAGCTTGCGCGGATTCGCCTCGTCCACACCGGCTTTGCCCTCGGCGCCGCGGTTGTCGTTGTTGGTCAGCGCGACATACACCTTGCCGGTGTAGGGATTGGCCTCGAAATCCTCGGGGCGATCCATCTTGGTGGCGCCGACCTTGTCCGCGGCCAGGCGGGTGAACACCGCGACCTCGGCCGCCGACATGCCCTCGACCAGCGACTTGCCCGTGCCGTCGCCGGTCGACTCCAGCAGCGGAATCCACTGGCCCTTACCGGTGAAACCCTGGTCCGACGGCTTGGCGCCGGTGCCGTCGATTTTGTCGGCGTGGTCGCCGGTCAGCTTCGCGACGTAGAGCGTGCCCTCGGACAGGATCTTCATGTTCTCGCGCCGGCTGGACGCGCTGGTGCCGGACTGCATCTTGCGCTTGGAGACGAATTTGTACATGTAGTCGAACTTTTCGTCGTCGCCGGTGTAGGCGACGACGTCACCGTTCGCGGTGACGTAGATGTTGGCGCCCTCGTGCTTGAGGCGGCCCATCGCGGAATGCTTGAGCGGCACCGAGTTCGGGTCCCACGGGTCGACCTCGACGACGTAGCCGAACCGGTTCGCCTCGAACGGTTCCTTCTCCAGGTCGAAGCGCTTGTCGGCGGTCTCCCAGCCGTTGGCGGTCTTGCCCGCGGCGAAACCGTAGCGCTTGGTGCGGGTATTGCCGATCTTGTCGCCGTTGGCGAAGTAGCCGTTGAAGTTCTCTTCACCGGAAAGCACGGTGCCCCAAGGGGTCACGCCGCCCGCGCAGTTGGCGAAGGTGCCCAGGATCTTGGTACCGGTCGGATCGGCGGAGGTGGTGACGAACGCGCTGCCCGCGGCCGGGCCGGTCAGCTTGAACTCGCTGGTCGCGGTGATGCGGCGGTTGTACTTGCCGAACACCGGAGTCAGCTTGCCGGTGCCGGATTCGCCCTTGACCTCGACGACCGACAGACCGTGCGCCGCCATGGTGATGGCGATCTGCTCGGGGGTCGGGGCGTCCTTGTTGTAGCCGCGGAACATGTGCGGGCCGGTGGTGTACTCGTGATTGACGACCAACAGATAGGAGTTGGCCTGGCCCTCGATGGGCATCAGGGCCGCGAAGTCGCTGTTGTAGCCGAACTGCTTGGCCTGCGCCGCGGCGGACTGCTTGTCGAAGTCGAACGCGGGCGCGTCGGCGAAAATCGGGTCGCCCCAGCGGATTACGACACCCTGCTCGTAGCCCTCGGGGATGACGACCGCGTCTTCCTTGTTCGGGGCGACGGCGGTGAAGGCGGTGCCGGTGCCGGGCGTACCCGCGGCCTTGGCCACCGGGGTCGGCGCGTCGGTGGGCGTGTCGGCGCCACAGGCGGCCAGGGCGCTGCCGGCGCCGACCGCGAGCACGGCGGCCGCGCCACCCTTGATCAGGCCGCGGCGGTTCAGCGAGGCGACGAGGTCACCGAAGTACTCGCCCCCGGAGGTGTTGGGCACCTCGTGGAAGCAGGCATTGCCACACTTGTATTCACAGGTCACGGCGGCACGCGACGACTGGCCGTCGTGCTTGACGAAGAGGGCTAGCGGTTTCACGGTAACTCCTGAACTCGGGCTGTCGAGGCGCACGCTAAACCGCGGAAACCAGCCCAAGGAAACGCGAAGGTGAACGGCCGACCAATTAGGTAACCCTCAGTTTGCTGCGGAAATGACGAATCCCGGTGCGGGCCAGCTGTACTGGCGAACACCGGGATTATGGGACTTCGGAGCGGATTTCGCGGGGGCTTCACGCGTTGACCGGCAGCGACAGGACGACCTCCTTCTCGTTCCCGGGCAGGTAGTGCACCTGCACGATCCGGCCGACCTGCACGCCGCCGACCATGGCGGGCGGCAGGAACTTCTCCGCCTGCGTGCCGAAGGTGCTGCCGTCGGGGCGGGTCACGACCAGCCCGAGCTCGATGCGCGAGTGCCCGTCGCGAATCTCCCCCGGCACCGACAGCGACTGCACGACCGCCTGCGCCTGCACACCGCGGGCGGCGATATCCAGCTTGGCCGGGGTGGTGAAGCCCTTGCGGATCATGGACTGGTTCATCGCCCGCTGTGCCTCGGTGGCGTCACCGGACATGTCGACCTCGACCTTGCCGGGGCGCTCCGGCAGATACCGCACCGGCAGCACCACGCCCGGGCGGAGCAGGGCCAGCTCGGTGAGCGGCACGATCATGCGTGCGGTGGCGTCGAAGACCTTGCCGTCCACGCCTTCCACGCTGAAGTCGACCCGCACCTGTGGCTGATCGTTGACGGTGACGCCGGTGTGGTGGAACGACTTCACGGTGCCGATGCCGAGCAGGCCGTGGCGGAATTCGGAGCTGTTGTTGCCGGTGAAGGCCTGCAAGATGCCCTCGCCGGTGAAGGCGAACACGATGGGGACGATGGTCAGCGCGATGATCGGCAGTGCCATCTGCGGCCCGACCCAGGGCATGGCGAACGGGTCGGAGGTGTCGGCCATCAGGCCGTGGAACAGGTAGTAGCCGATGGCGAAGGCGCCGAAGACGAGGGCGGCGGTGCGGGCTTTGGTGCGCATGGTGGTCTCCTGGAGGTGTTGCCCCGCGCTCCCGCATCGGTTGCGGGAGCGCGGGATTCGGATGGTTGGGTGATCAGCCGACGATGGTCGAGCACGCGAAGGTGATGTCGAACTTCGCGGCGGGCGCACCGGCCATCGGGTTGGTCATATCCGGGACCCCGACGCCCTCGCCGGTCACCTTGTAGGTGTTGCCGTCCTTGACGAGCTTGGCCGAGCCGCCGGGCTGGCCGTTGCCGTAGCCGACCGCGTAGGGCAGGCCGTTCGAGCCGCCCTTGCTGCCCGCGATACCGACGGCCTGCACGGTGTCACCGCTGATGGTGGCGCTGACGGTGAGCTGGCCGTGGGCGGCGTTGTTGTTATCGGTCAGCGCGAGGGCGAGGATGCCGCCCTGCTTGGCGCAGGTGGTGTCGAAGCTGGCCGTGAGCGCCTTGCCGTCGACCGAGGCGGCGGACTTGCCCGCCGGAGCGGGGGCCGGGGCCGCGGAGGTGGCGGGCTTGTCGGCGGGGGCGGGGTTGCTGCTCTTCGCGTCGTCGCCACAGGCGGTGAGGCCCAGGGCGAGGGCGGAGGTGGCGGCGATGACAGCGGCGGCGGTCTTGATGTTCATGGTTTCTTCCTTTGTGTTTCGTGTGGTCCGGCCCTTGTCGGTGCCGTTGAAAGAAAGGTAGAAACGATTCGCGCCCTACCGATCCCAGGTTTGCGCCGTCCGGAATCCGGAAAACTCCGTTAACCTGGTCGAATGCGACGACCGCGCGCCATGGTGCTGGATGAGGTGTGGCGCGAGCTCGACGGTGTCGAAGCGCTCAGCGGGCCCCAGGGTGGGCCGTTGCGGCGCACGGTGAAGCTGCTGCTGGACCCGCTGGTGATCCGGCCGGTGCAGAATCCGAGTTGCGCGGGGCCGCTGGTCACCGCGGACGGCGCGACACTGCTCGCGACCCGGGTGCACGCGAGCGCGGACGTGCTGCGGGC
Coding sequences within:
- a CDS encoding glycoside hydrolase family 25 protein, with the translated sequence MDTRRSRWMVLLIALAGILTAAPAAAAPQGPDVSSWQHPNKMLIDWFAVRHAGYEFAMVKATEGLHYMNPHFVPDSVIMRMAGVARGTYHYARPQLPPEAQAVLYSTVVLGQNGPLDLPPVLDLEDSGGLAPDQLIDWTQRYLNTVQAMTGRVPIIYTYPNFWKTAMANTNQFTRYPLWIADYRGNSEPEVPGGWPAWTFWQTTDSGTIPGIPAQVDLNVYSGAQGDFARFANM
- a CDS encoding PhoX family phosphatase — encoded protein: MKPLALFVKHDGQSSRAAVTCEYKCGNACFHEVPNTSGGEYFGDLVASLNRRGLIKGGAAAVLAVGAGSALAACGADTPTDAPTPVAKAAGTPGTGTAFTAVAPNKEDAVVIPEGYEQGVVIRWGDPIFADAPAFDFDKQSAAAQAKQFGYNSDFAALMPIEGQANSYLLVVNHEYTTGPHMFRGYNKDAPTPEQIAITMAAHGLSVVEVKGESGTGKLTPVFGKYNRRITATSEFKLTGPAAGSAFVTTSADPTGTKILGTFANCAGGVTPWGTVLSGEENFNGYFANGDKIGNTRTKRYGFAAGKTANGWETADKRFDLEKEPFEANRFGYVVEVDPWDPNSVPLKHSAMGRLKHEGANIYVTANGDVVAYTGDDEKFDYMYKFVSKRKMQSGTSASSRRENMKILSEGTLYVAKLTGDHADKIDGTGAKPSDQGFTGKGQWIPLLESTGDGTGKSLVEGMSAAEVAVFTRLAADKVGATKMDRPEDFEANPYTGKVYVALTNNDNRGAEGKAGVDEANPRKLNKNGQILEIDDKHTGTEFTWSLLLVCGDPAAADTYYAGFDKTKVSPISCPDNLAFDPYGNLWISTDGNALKSNDGLFSVVLDGPNRGETKQFLTVPRGGETCGPIVTEQRVMVCVQHPGEADDATPENPLSHWPDGGAAQPRSSVVAVWKKGGARIGV
- a CDS encoding lipoprotein LpqH; amino-acid sequence: MNIKTAAAVIAATSALALGLTACGDDAKSSNPAPADKPATSAAPAPAPAGKSAASVDGKALTASFDTTCAKQGGILALALTDNNNAAHGQLTVSATISGDTVQAVGIAGSKGGSNGLPYAVGYGNGQPGGSAKLVKDGNTYKVTGEGVGVPDMTNPMAGAPAAKFDITFACSTIVG